Sequence from the Pseudophaeobacter arcticus DSM 23566 genome:
GGCGCGAATGTCCTTGTCCCAGGATTTGGCATCTTTGAAAAAGACCGCATGCAGCGCGTCAAAAATGGTCGATTTCCCCTGTTCATTGGGGGCGGCCAACACATTAAGCCCCGCGCCAATGCCAGTGATCTCCACCGGGTCGGTAAAACGGCGGACGTTTTCCAGACGGATGGCACGGATCCTCATGCCCCCCCCTCCCCGGTCGCAACATCTTCCTGTGCATAGGCGAACAGCCGGTTCAAAGCCGCCGAAGCGATATCACGCGCGCTTTGCGCCTGGCCTGTGTCCTCTGCCGAGCGCATCAGCTCTTCGGCAGCGGCCCGCAGCGCCCCATTGGTGGCAATCAGATCCAGATCAGACAGCTGGTATTCGCTGCGCAGCCCTGATGTTTCCAGGCTGAAATGACAGAACTCAGGCGCGACCTGCGTCACGGCCTGTTCCAGGGCCAGGCGCTGCGGCGCAGTAATCCAGCCCTCGGCCCTGAGCCGCAGCAGATGCAGGCGCCACTCGGCACGGCTGGCAGGCAACAGGGCCTGCAGTTGCGCGGCAACATCGCTCGCCGGAGTGACCTGCAACAGCTGTTCCTGCCAGTGGTAGGCGCCGGTTCCCTGTGCGGTGACAGTCGGCGGCTGACCTGGCGTGGTCAGCTCGACCAACAGGCACTGCCCCCAACCGGCGTGTTTGAAGCGATCGGCCTCTGGCGTGCCGCTGTAGCGGCTGCGGTCATTCAGGGTAAACGCGCCATGCCAATCGCCCAGCGCCAGATAATCAAGCCGGGCAGAACTGGCGCGATTGGGCGAAATCACCTCGCCGCCGGCCTCGTCACTGCCAAAATCAAGCACCCCGCCATGGGCCAGACCGATGCGCAGATCCCCCGCCGGGGTCTCGCAGCCATCCATCCAGGCGGTCAGGTCCTGGCCGGCAAAGCGATGACGGCAGGGCGCGGGCAACAGATGCACCCCCGGCGCCATCTGCACCGGCTCGGGCTGCATCAAAAGATGTGTGTTTTCTGCAGCATGCCGTGCCATCCCGGCCCAAAGCGTTTCTGCAGCCGCGCTGTCGTGGTTGCCCGGAATGATCCACCATTGCAGATCCGGTGCCGCGCCCATCGCCGCCAGCGCCTGGCGCTGCACCCGTTCCGAGGGCGTTTCGGTATCAAACATATCCCCCGCGACCAAGATATGCTGCGCGCCCTGCTCCTGCGCCAGAGTGGCCAGAGTGGCAATTGTCTTCTGACGCGCCTGCTGCAAATCTGCACGCACCTCTTCGGGCATCTGACCAAACCGCTTGCCAAGATGCAGGTCTGAGGTGTGAAGAAAGCGAAAGGGGGTCATTCAGGCTCCGGGTCAGGTAGTCAGGCAGTCAGGTCGTCATTTGGTCCCGCC
This genomic interval carries:
- a CDS encoding metallophosphoesterase family protein is translated as MTPFRFLHTSDLHLGKRFGQMPEEVRADLQQARQKTIATLATLAQEQGAQHILVAGDMFDTETPSERVQRQALAAMGAAPDLQWWIIPGNHDSAAAETLWAGMARHAAENTHLLMQPEPVQMAPGVHLLPAPCRHRFAGQDLTAWMDGCETPAGDLRIGLAHGGVLDFGSDEAGGEVISPNRASSARLDYLALGDWHGAFTLNDRSRYSGTPEADRFKHAGWGQCLLVELTTPGQPPTVTAQGTGAYHWQEQLLQVTPASDVAAQLQALLPASRAEWRLHLLRLRAEGWITAPQRLALEQAVTQVAPEFCHFSLETSGLRSEYQLSDLDLIATNGALRAAAEELMRSAEDTGQAQSARDIASAALNRLFAYAQEDVATGEGGA